The DNA sequence GTACAAAATGGACCGGCATCGATCCAAGCAACTCTAACGTAACGTCTCGATCGGAGCCAGGTCGCGTCTCCATTTCCCCCTCAAGACCGCGTACGTACTTCGCTAATCTGTCCTGAAGGATGACTTCTTGCGAATCGGTTTTTGCGTGACTATATAACTCTATATGGAACCTTAGCATCctcatcaaattttttatatagtctatAATTAGGCATTACAGCACACAGAGTTTGTGTCAAAAGCCATTCAAAACACACAACACACTCGGATCGATCGATCGCCTCAATACTATAGgcatatttaaaacacagttacatattttatatccAAAATTGTGAGTGAGAGAATGGAGAAGTTCACGAGTGTTGTGGCCGTTTTTGGTGTTGCTGTTGTGCTGCTATTGCAATGCGCAGCAGCACAAACAGTGCATGTGGTAGGAGATAGCATCGGTTGGAGCGTTCCTACAGGAGGTGCTTCCGCATACGAAACTTGGGCGGCCAGTAAGCAATTCGTGGTTGGCGATATCCTATGTAAGATTCCTGCCTctgcttttcattttcaattccaTCACCACCTTCCTTACTTCTTTCAAATTAACATTAATTCGATCTccaaattacattaattaatttcttcttcaacttcatgAGATGCGTCTATCCGTAACTATTTGATGACAATCTAACTATGTAAAGTAGTTTGTGAATAacaacacatgcatgcattatccTCATCCTTCACCTCCTCTGTCattaatgtatatatgatatCATATTTTGTCCTACAGCATTCAACTTTGCCACAAATGAGCATGATGTTCTTCAAGTACCGAAAGAATCCTATGACAGTTGCAGCTCGTCTAATCCCATTGGTGACACCATCACCACTGGCCCTGTCAACATAACTCTATCCACTGCTGGCACGCACTACTACATTTGCACTATTGGCCGGCATTGCCAATCAGGCCAGAAGTTAGCCGTTACAGTCTCCGGCTCTTCAAGTGCTGTCCCGCCTACAACTAGTACTCCACCTGCCACCCCGACTCCTTCTACAACACCATCTCCTACATCAGGGACCCCGGCTGATTGCGCTCCAACTCCTGCATCATCCCCACCCACGGGTCAGACCAGTACTCCGGGGACAATGTCGCCGCCTGATTCTTCATCATCTAGTGTCTTTGCTAGTTTATTCATATCTTTGTTGTGCATTGCCATGGGTTTCCTTTTCTAAGGAAAAAATGTGGAATTTATAGTCGATGATACATTGATATGTAGTATGATGTTAGAATTTTGTTTGTAGCTTTTTTCTTTATGTCATGATTTGTTCAACCGGTGATTGAATTTTGTAATAGAACtacatatataatgtattatttgAGCAGCATATGATCAATAAAGGAATTCTTATAAAGTAGTACTGTCCATATATAATAAGTATTCCTAACTATTATATATTGCTTCATTGTTAGAAAGTAACCACTCACAATAATAGACTGAAGATTGGGCGAAAAAAATGGGTTTctatgaaattttataagattttgaaattttttttcttgattatcgcacccacaaaaaataaagattatatatgGGTCAATTATgagatttgtttttaaaaatttttaacaattaaaaaaatgtgttctccaaaaaacaaattattaagtACTTAAGGTACtcccattaaaatttaaaaacaaaagttgtTTAACTCCTCAAATACCTAGTAATTCATTCATTCACTATAGTAGGACATAAAATCCTTATACCAAATAATTTTTGGTTCACAAGATTTTTGGTCTTACCATTCAATCAACTTTGTTGGTGATGATATATATCTCCTCTTGCATGCTTTTATGCACGATCACATTCATCTTAGGTTTGTGTACTGACTAGCTGATCGACGGAtgccaattaatatatatacccCGTCCCAATTCTAAGTGTTGAAGTTGTGTTTTGCACACACTTGGCCAGGCTCCaaacaactcaggtcttcacaACGGGCCTGCAAGGAGAAGGATGAACTTGACAGAAACAAGTGTGAGCCTATTGAAACTCCATTATCCCATTCCCAAAGATTTTCATATTCCTTTATCGTCGACAGAAAGTGGCAGTGGTGGAACCCCATAACGTAAATAGGAGTGAGAGCAGTTGTACCTACTGAAGTTTGGGGGAAAAAGATATATAATGGGTCTCTGACTCTCTATGAAGTTCTATAAAGTCGTGAAATTTCTTAACTATTGCctacagaaatatatatatgtctctctctctctctctctctctctctctctctctctctctctctctctctctctctctatatatatatatatattatgggttAATTGTGAGAACCTTTTTTATTATAGTTGAATCCCTAGAAAGTTATGAAGTCAATTATGAGAAAAcctttctaaattttaaaaaccttaaaaaatgcacaaaatagaggaaagaaagaagatcaAACCTTAAAGTACTCCCAATTATGTAAAAAGAAACGATTTAACTCTTCAAATACCTACTTAATTCATTCACTATGCCCattcgaaaaaagaaaaagaaaaactttaccCAAAAAAGATCAAATCCCAGAAtccttatataaaattacttttgttcACAAGATCTTTGGTCTTATACCATTCAATCAATTTGTTTGCTGAATGGTAACGCATTAGAGCCCGGTCGACTACCCTATATAAATGTGTTCTTTCTTTCCCAATCTTCTAGAAGATGTGATAAACCTACAAATTAATgatctcataaaagtaaatttaaaaattgatgtagtttgatgtgatatgatgttggattgtaaagttaattttatttgtaaaatagatctaatatatcatatgatattattagaaaacaGTGACGTACAAAGAAATTTCAAgtcttgtgtgtgtgtatatatatatatatgcttccagAAGATTGAattgtttgaaatttataaagtaATTAATCGAAAATTAATACAAGGGAAAATGAGGCCGCCTTGCAGCATGGAAGAAAGGTTCAGTACTAACAGTACCTATATGTCAGGtcaaatctaatatttatattcaaactttaattaatatatatagcgTGTAGTTGACCTTTAAAAGGACAACTAATAGTCCAACTGCAAGTGCAAGTCAAACCCTATTCATGAATGATAAGTGTGTGGTCCAGGTAGCAAATTTATAAGTACGTACGTAGAACAATTCCTCTTACGAACGCTTCCACACTGCATTGGGTTTCCGCATGAGGCAGATTCCACATTGTTGTGCAGAATGCATATATGGTCCAATTAATGATGGGAGCTAGCCAGGTCGGGTTGCGTCTCGACCCTCAATTCTGACTGACCCTCAATCTACGTTTAATCAATCCAAGATCAGCAGCACTTATTGCTCATTGTTTTTgagttattatatatagtgtagAGGGATCCCTCACATATTGTCATCAAAGCCATACCGACGTACATATACATACAGCACACATTGAACAGCTACCTAGCTAGCTTGTCTCAAAGGCATTTTTTCAACATAAAGCGCATTGGTTTTAGATtccgagagagagaatggatcATAAGTTTTCAAGTACCGTTGTGGTTATATTTTTCGGCGTTGTTGCTGCAGTGTTTTTACAATGCGCAGAAGCACAAACAGTACATGTGGTGGGAGATAGCATTGGTTGGACCGTTCCAACGGGTGGTGCTTCCGCATATCAAACTTGGGCGGCCAGTAAGCAGTTCGTGGTTGGGGATATCCTCTGTAAGATTTCGATCTGCCTCTGCATGCTCTTCATTTTCAGTTTCATCTAcgtcttttcctttcttctttcaaatCATGAACATTAATTCTCCAAATTaccataattttttcaatttcatgtgtttatctataactatttaaaaacAATCTAACCATGCATTTAAAGTTGTGAATAACACCAAATGCATTATCATTCTATTTCGATCCTCTGTCCTTAATGATATCATCTTCCTGCAGCATTCAACTTTGTCACAAATGCTCACGATGTTCTTCAAGTGCCAAAAGAATCCTATGACAGTTGCAGCTCGTCTAATCCCATTGGCGACACCATCACCACTGGTCCTGTCAACATAACTCTGTCCACTGCTGGCACCCACTATTACATCTGCACTCTCGGTCGGCATTGTCTTTCAGGACAAAAGTTATCTATTATCGTCTCGAGCTCTCCAGGTGGTGTCCCGCCTACGAGTACGAGTACTCCACCTTCCACCCCAACAACTCCTGCCACACCATCTCCGACATCAGGGACCCCTACTGATTGCGCTCCAACTCCTGCATCATCCCCTACTCCAACTCGAGGGACAATGTCACCACTTGATTCTTCATCGTCTAGTGTCTTTGCTAGTTTTTTCGTCTCCTTGTTGTCCATAGCCATGGGCTTCCTTTTCTAGGGAATAAGCATGGAATTTAGAGCCGATAACACACTAATACGTACTATTATGTTAGAATTTTGTTTGCTTAGTTCTTATATTCTCCGACGATTGAATTTTGCATTAAAGCTACATAATGTATTATTTGTGCAGCTTATGATTAATAAAGGGATTCTTACATAGTAATTGAAAGTCCATAATGGCATTCCCAAAGATTTTCATATTCCTTTATTGTTGATAGAAAGTGGCAGTGGTGGAACCACATGACATAAGTAGGAGTGGGTGCAGTTAGAGCTACTAAATTTTGGGGTAAAAAgttatagagaaatgatttaaccacaaatagattttataaagataaactTACGAACTGATGTATCTTGAAGTGGTTCGTTAAATTGTAGCGTTAAGTGAATCTTTAGAGTATTTGGCATAAATtttccctccaaacacattcTACGGGATAAATTTGTTCGATTGAGACTTTATTCTATTCgaattaatattagtattattatacttagaagtatatatataattataataatctattatatataatattttaataatctataatctataatatacttttggtctaatagttaatataatacatatactatatatagtacttattaatatatagtactgaGTAATGCAATATACAAACGTGAAATGCTCAACCGtcgcataatcgctttgaaaaagagtggggtccactgttaaaaaattaatttttttcatgtggatcctatgttttatttatttttttcaaaacgattacgcggcgattgtacaattcacgattgcaaatatcttttctcttatacAATACTtagtgttatattattatataacgtATATGAGTAtaataactataacttatagctatagctataatagtaactagtaacAATACTtagtgttatattattatataacttatggtctaatagttaatataatacatatactatatatagtacttattaatatatagtactgagtaatactatatacaaccGTGAAATGCTCAATCGTcaatagttttgaaaaatagtggagtccattgttaaaaaattaatttttgtcatgtggatcccatgttttatttacttttttcaaaacgattacgcggcggttgtacaattcacgattgtaaatatcttttctcttatacAATACTtagtgttatattattatataacgtATATGAGTAtaataactataacttatagcTATAGCTATAATAGATACTtagtgttatattattatataacttataagagTATAATTaccataacttataatagttatatagtaactatatataatacttatactatacttCTAATAGTAACTATATACATACTTGTTACCttattataaaacttataataagtatagttatcataacttataacaACTATATACTagttatcttattattattcgaacaaatTATATACTGTTCAAACAGACATTAATTCTATGttcgaatctattttttttcgttcaagcggttttttgttttagatgattttattcgtcacaaaatatttgttttgaacGGATATTTATCCGTTcaaacaaatttagaaattcaaccattttttgagatgaaatttcgtctccaataattacttttagggatgaaatttaattcgtCCCTTAGAAATTGTGtccctaaaagtaaaatttcttGTGATGaagatgtttattttttttaattatagatacatttcatttatatcatgtatgaataatgttattaaagaaataaaaaccgGGGCATATATAATATGCCCCGGCCCTGCGGGACCtccttaattatttaattagttcCATCTCCATCGGTAATCAAAACTTATTATATCAATTTTCtttaaacttataatatatatatatatatatatatatatatatatatatatgcacgcaTTCCCTTGAGACAAGTCTGCACGAGTACTGAAGAAAGACGTTTTAATTCTGGGCAAAAGGGTACGTACGTATAACGTACTTATCATTAACAGGCCAAGTATTACGTCTAGTCCAACAAAGTGGCAGTCAAACCCTAGTTAAATGGTAAATGTGTGGTTCAGAGATAGCAAGCTGgtagaaaaattcaaactttcgAACTTAGTTTCCTCCAGATTGCGTTAGGTTTCAACATGCTGATGATCATTTCACGTTTTTGTACAGAACGGACCTAGCTAGCTCCACCATTTCA is a window from the Juglans regia cultivar Chandler chromosome 7, Walnut 2.0, whole genome shotgun sequence genome containing:
- the LOC109020176 gene encoding cucumber peeling cupredoxin-like is translated as MEKFTSVVAVFGVAVVLLLQCAAAQTVHVVGDSIGWSVPTGGASAYETWAASKQFVVGDILSFNFATNEHDVLQVPKESYDSCSSSNPIGDTITTGPVNITLSTAGTHYYICTIGRHCQSGQKLAVTVSGSSSAVPPTTSTPPATPTPSTTPSPTSGTPADCAPTPASSPPTGQTSTPGTMSPPDSSSSSVFASLFISLLCIAMGFLF
- the LOC109020178 gene encoding cucumber peeling cupredoxin-like, producing the protein MDHKFSSTVVVIFFGVVAAVFLQCAEAQTVHVVGDSIGWTVPTGGASAYQTWAASKQFVVGDILSFNFVTNAHDVLQVPKESYDSCSSSNPIGDTITTGPVNITLSTAGTHYYICTLGRHCLSGQKLSIIVSSSPGGVPPTSTSTPPSTPTTPATPSPTSGTPTDCAPTPASSPTPTRGTMSPLDSSSSSVFASFFVSLLSIAMGFLF